From a single Pseudomonas cremoricolorata genomic region:
- a CDS encoding TonB-dependent siderophore receptor: MNRFPLCRLALFVSLASASALLHAAQVVELGASNITADADSLKNQTTTEGSRSYTTGAMSTSAGLPLSVRQTPQSVSVITRQRIEDQGLNDLNDVVKSAPGVTLRKFGSDRQEFLARGFRIDNVMFDGLPSSLSTFALDTMASPDLAIYDRIEVVRGATGLTTGAGDPSATLNLVRKRPTDTPQVSVTTSAGSWDRYRTEVDASNRLNASGTVRGRVVAAYADNHSFVDVRESKNQTFYGVLEADLDAATTVTLGASKQRQDKTSDWGGLPSGPNGENLGLSRSTYLAGKWAYWDQDNYTLFGDITHTFANGWKTKLALQKMWNDSDTFSNYLGSTNSTWAYTSVDDLGTASGHYLTDDDLFNVDASLSGAFDALGREHEFQAGVSRRKEDYHIRGGYSGLTPIDIYNFDPGSVKKPEALSPYANKTTTTEEAAYAVVRLNPIDPLHVILGGRVNWFEFKNETSGSGYKATGEFTPYAGVIYDLNDTYSAYASYTEIYKPQDVQDSAGNVLDPMTGDSYEIGLKGEYFNGALNASVALFDMTQQNRPYALASSVSGCNPQVTCYAAAGEVRSRGIDTEISGALTPNWNFSASYTLLLSQYTKDNTFEDKRFAPEQPKHLFKAATTYNLTGDLSKWRVGADVFAQSDTYNRVGTGHAVQDSYAVLGLMAGYRFDEHWDGRVNLNNVTDEKYWQGIPTGTGMGTYGDPRNLMFSLKWTL, translated from the coding sequence ATGAATCGTTTTCCCCTGTGCCGTCTGGCGCTGTTCGTCTCGCTGGCCAGCGCCAGCGCTCTGCTCCACGCTGCGCAGGTGGTCGAACTCGGTGCCAGCAACATCACCGCCGACGCCGACAGCCTGAAGAACCAGACGACCACCGAAGGCAGCCGCTCGTACACCACAGGCGCGATGAGCACCTCGGCGGGCCTGCCGCTGTCGGTTCGCCAGACCCCGCAGTCGGTCAGCGTCATCACCCGCCAACGCATCGAAGACCAGGGGCTCAACGACCTCAACGACGTCGTGAAGTCAGCCCCCGGCGTCACCCTGCGCAAGTTCGGCTCGGACCGTCAGGAGTTTCTCGCCCGCGGCTTTCGCATCGACAACGTCATGTTCGATGGCCTGCCCAGCTCGCTGAGCACCTTCGCCCTCGACACCATGGCCTCGCCGGATCTGGCCATCTACGACCGCATCGAAGTGGTGCGCGGCGCGACCGGTTTGACCACCGGTGCGGGTGATCCGTCGGCAACGCTGAACCTGGTACGCAAGCGGCCCACCGACACCCCGCAGGTGAGCGTGACCACCAGCGCCGGCAGCTGGGATCGCTACCGCACCGAAGTCGATGCGTCCAACAGGCTCAACGCAAGCGGAACCGTGCGTGGCCGCGTGGTGGCCGCCTATGCCGACAACCACAGCTTCGTCGATGTACGCGAGAGCAAGAACCAGACCTTCTACGGCGTGCTGGAAGCCGACCTCGACGCCGCGACCACCGTCACCCTCGGCGCCTCGAAACAGCGTCAGGACAAGACCTCGGACTGGGGCGGCCTGCCCAGCGGCCCCAATGGCGAAAACCTCGGCCTGTCGCGCTCGACCTACCTCGCAGGCAAATGGGCCTACTGGGACCAGGACAACTACACGCTGTTCGGCGACATCACCCACACCTTCGCCAACGGCTGGAAAACCAAGCTGGCCCTGCAGAAGATGTGGAACGATTCCGACACGTTCTCCAACTACCTCGGCTCGACCAACAGCACCTGGGCCTACACTTCGGTGGACGATCTGGGCACAGCGTCCGGGCACTACCTCACCGACGACGACCTGTTCAACGTCGACGCCTCGCTCAGCGGCGCCTTCGACGCCCTGGGCCGTGAGCACGAATTCCAGGCAGGTGTGAGCCGACGCAAAGAGGACTACCACATCCGTGGCGGCTACTCGGGCCTGACGCCAATCGATATCTACAACTTCGATCCGGGCAGTGTGAAGAAGCCTGAGGCGCTCAGTCCTTATGCGAACAAGACCACGACCACCGAAGAAGCGGCTTACGCAGTGGTTCGCCTCAACCCCATCGACCCTCTGCACGTGATTCTGGGCGGGCGGGTGAACTGGTTCGAATTTAAGAACGAAACCTCTGGTTCGGGCTACAAGGCAACCGGCGAATTCACCCCCTACGCGGGCGTGATCTACGACCTCAACGACACCTATTCGGCCTACGCCAGCTACACCGAGATCTACAAGCCCCAGGACGTCCAGGACTCGGCCGGCAATGTGCTCGACCCGATGACCGGCGACAGCTACGAAATCGGCCTGAAAGGTGAGTACTTCAACGGCGCGCTGAACGCTTCGGTCGCCTTGTTCGACATGACCCAACAGAACCGTCCCTATGCCCTGGCATCGAGCGTGTCAGGCTGCAACCCGCAGGTCACTTGCTATGCCGCAGCAGGCGAAGTGCGTAGCCGCGGCATCGATACCGAGATCAGCGGCGCACTCACGCCGAACTGGAACTTCTCGGCCTCCTACACCCTGTTGCTGAGTCAATACACCAAGGACAACACCTTCGAGGACAAGCGCTTCGCCCCGGAACAGCCCAAACACCTGTTCAAGGCTGCCACCACCTACAACCTCACCGGTGACCTGAGCAAATGGCGCGTCGGCGCTGACGTATTCGCCCAGAGCGACACCTACAACCGCGTCGGCACCGGCCACGCCGTGCAGGACAGCTATGCCGTGCTGGGCCTGATGGCCGGCTACCGCTTCGACGAGCACTGGGATGGCCGTGTCAACCTCAACAACGTGACCGACGAGAAGTACTGGCAGGGTATTCCCACCGGCACCGGCATGGGCACCTATGGCGATCCGCGCAACCTGATGTTCAGCCTGAAGTGGACGCTGTAA
- a CDS encoding DUF2938 domain-containing protein → MNTLSLMFASLPIGVGATLLMDAWTWLLKRRGVRTLDYAMVGRWVGHVRRGVWRHASIATVAPVAYEGLVGWSIHYLAGVVFALVFVLLAGEGWLMAPTLWPALAFGVCTVLLPLCLMQPALGAGLFARRTATPLRNCLRSVATHSLFGVGLFLAAWVLRG, encoded by the coding sequence ATGAATACCCTATCGCTCATGTTCGCCAGCCTGCCGATCGGTGTCGGCGCCACCTTGCTCATGGATGCCTGGACCTGGCTGCTCAAACGCCGGGGCGTGCGCACCCTCGATTACGCCATGGTCGGGCGCTGGGTCGGGCATGTGCGGCGGGGGGTGTGGCGGCATGCTTCGATTGCCACTGTGGCGCCGGTGGCATACGAGGGTTTGGTCGGATGGTCGATTCACTACCTGGCGGGTGTGGTGTTCGCGCTGGTGTTCGTGCTGCTGGCCGGGGAGGGCTGGCTGATGGCGCCTACACTGTGGCCAGCGCTGGCGTTCGGGGTTTGTACGGTGCTGCTGCCACTGTGTCTGATGCAGCCAGCGTTGGGGGCGGGGCTGTTTGCCCGCCGCACGGCCACGCCGCTGCGCAATTGCCTGCGCAGTGTGGCGACGCATTCGTTGTTTGGGGTGGGCTTGTTCCTGGCCGCGTGGGTATTACGCGGGTGA
- a CDS encoding helix-turn-helix domain-containing protein has translation MDIADVARRSGVPASTLRYYANKGLITALSAHGQRRQFPATVIERLALIALGQAAGFSLDEIAAMLAEQQVDRALLSTKADALDARIRQLQAMSKGLRHAAQCPEENHLACSTFRRLMKVAAVSERKNRRTQTYKPGKGLPAG, from the coding sequence ATGGACATTGCCGACGTCGCCCGCCGCAGCGGCGTACCCGCCTCGACCCTGCGCTACTACGCCAACAAAGGCCTGATCACTGCGCTGTCTGCGCACGGCCAACGCCGCCAGTTCCCGGCCACCGTCATCGAACGCCTGGCATTGATCGCTCTAGGCCAGGCCGCTGGTTTCTCGCTGGACGAAATCGCCGCGATGCTCGCCGAACAGCAAGTCGACCGCGCCCTGCTGTCCACCAAGGCCGACGCCCTGGATGCCCGCATTCGCCAACTGCAAGCCATGAGCAAGGGCCTACGGCACGCGGCCCAGTGCCCCGAAGAGAATCATCTGGCGTGTTCGACGTTTCGGCGTTTGATGAAGGTTGCGGCGGTGAGTGAGCGTAAGAACAGGCGCACGCAAACGTACAAGCCGGGCAAGGGGTTGCCGGCTGGATGA
- a CDS encoding transposase has product MSRQRYPEEFKIEAVKQVTEKGKSVADVAQRLVMSVHSL; this is encoded by the coding sequence ATGAGTCGTCAGCGTTACCCTGAAGAATTCAAGATCGAAGCGGTCAAGCAGGTGACCGAGAAAGGCAAGTCTGTCGCCGATGTTGCCCAGCGCCTAGTCATGTCCGTTCACAGCCTCTAG